From one Brevibacterium sp. 'Marine' genomic stretch:
- a CDS encoding SDR family oxidoreductase, translating into METLRAVVTGASSGIGAAAVRQLRDQGWDVVAVARREDKLKALAEETGADYIVADLTDDAAVASMAEQVLAGGVVHSLVANAGAAFGTDTVAEASVDGWRDMFDINVLGVLRVVKALLPALIDSGRGDIVVMSSTAGHQAYEGGGGYVAAKHGTHSVAATLRLELAGEPVRVIEIAPGMVATDEFTYKRVGGDEAKAAKVYEGVVNPLTADDVADAIVYTLTRPHHFNVDLMVIRPIAQAAQHKVARNRGL; encoded by the coding sequence ATGGAAACGCTCAGAGCAGTCGTCACAGGAGCCAGTTCCGGAATCGGTGCCGCCGCGGTCAGACAGCTGCGAGATCAGGGCTGGGACGTCGTGGCGGTAGCCCGCCGTGAGGACAAGCTCAAGGCTCTCGCCGAGGAGACCGGAGCCGACTACATCGTCGCCGACCTCACCGATGACGCCGCCGTGGCGTCCATGGCCGAGCAGGTGCTCGCCGGGGGAGTCGTCCACTCCCTCGTGGCCAATGCCGGGGCCGCCTTCGGAACAGACACCGTCGCCGAGGCATCGGTCGACGGGTGGCGCGACATGTTCGATATCAACGTCCTCGGTGTGCTGCGCGTGGTCAAGGCCCTGCTTCCGGCGCTCATCGACTCCGGCCGCGGAGACATCGTGGTCATGTCCTCGACCGCGGGTCATCAGGCCTACGAGGGAGGCGGAGGCTATGTCGCTGCGAAGCACGGCACCCACTCCGTTGCGGCGACCCTGCGACTCGAACTCGCCGGCGAACCCGTGCGCGTCATCGAGATCGCCCCCGGAATGGTCGCCACCGATGAGTTCACCTACAAACGTGTCGGCGGTGACGAAGCGAAGGCCGCGAAGGTCTACGAAGGAGTCGTGAATCCGCTGACCGCGGACGACGTCGCCGATGCCATCGTGTATACGCTCACCCGGCCTCACCACTTCAACGTCGATCTCATGGTCATCAGGCCCATCGCCCAGGCCGCCCAGCACAAGGTCGCCCGCAATCGGGGACTGTGA
- the ndk gene encoding nucleoside-diphosphate kinase, translated as MERTLILIKPDGVARGLVGQIVARIEAKGYAIDALDLRSATAAELAAHYAEHEGKPFYQPLVDFMSEGPIVSIIASGHGVIPGFRSLAGATDPTAAAPGTIRGDLGRDWGENVQKNLVHGSDSTESAEREIGIWYPADD; from the coding sequence ATGGAACGTACGCTCATCCTCATCAAACCCGACGGAGTCGCTCGCGGACTCGTCGGACAGATCGTGGCCCGCATCGAAGCCAAGGGCTATGCGATCGACGCCTTGGATCTCCGTTCGGCCACCGCCGCCGAACTGGCAGCCCATTACGCCGAGCACGAAGGCAAGCCCTTCTATCAGCCGCTGGTCGACTTCATGTCCGAGGGACCGATCGTCTCGATCATCGCCTCCGGACACGGTGTCATCCCCGGCTTCCGGTCGCTGGCAGGAGCCACCGACCCGACGGCTGCGGCTCCCGGCACGATCCGCGGCGACCTCGGCCGCGACTGGGGTGAGAACGTGCAGAAGAACCTCGTCCACGGTTCCGACTCGACCGAATCGGCCGAACGCGAGATCGGGATCTGGTACCCGGCCGACGACTGA
- a CDS encoding folylpolyglutamate synthase/dihydrofolate synthase family protein: MSDDTSAEDPLTAAEELLAAVEAPQSGDETEPEPVPEPVVDEATRAELARVYALLLARAGETQVELRLDATRRACEILGDVHTAAPTITITGTNGKTSTARMIDSLITAHELRVGRFTSPHLHSVTERISVDGAPVSAHTFVRIYDEIAPYLEIVDAQLEAEGRATLTYFEALTVLAFAVFADAPVDVVVTEVGMGGAWDSTNVADAQVCVFTKIGLDHQAFLGDTIEEIAATKAGILDRSVADSPAPDPVAVSAVQDEAAQAVLDEEAARRGAPLAAEDRDFRLLDRQRAVDGQLITVQGRRDIYSDLFLPLHGIHQAHNAAVAIVAAEAFLGAEDKPLDQETVAEGLARVSSPGRAELVRTGPSVVVDGAHNPDAAHVLAETLTEAFDFDYVVIVLAMLADKDSDGVIEELHRSADVFVVSENLNSRSLPAGELAEAVREWVDEDSVIVASDLNAALMKAIDLANSVDAKSPGIVVTGSIYTVAEARLLLGRGEEQ, from the coding sequence ATGAGCGACGACACCTCAGCCGAGGATCCGCTGACTGCAGCCGAGGAGCTGCTGGCCGCTGTCGAAGCTCCGCAGTCCGGTGACGAAACGGAGCCGGAGCCCGTCCCGGAGCCGGTCGTCGATGAGGCCACTCGCGCCGAACTCGCCCGCGTCTACGCTCTGCTGCTGGCCCGGGCGGGGGAGACCCAGGTCGAACTGCGCCTCGACGCGACCCGGCGGGCATGTGAGATCCTCGGCGATGTCCACACCGCGGCCCCGACGATCACGATCACGGGAACCAACGGGAAGACCTCGACGGCGCGGATGATCGATTCGCTCATCACCGCTCACGAGCTCCGAGTCGGCCGGTTCACCAGCCCTCACCTGCATTCGGTGACGGAACGGATCTCCGTGGACGGTGCCCCCGTGTCGGCTCACACCTTCGTGCGCATCTATGACGAGATCGCCCCGTATCTCGAGATCGTCGATGCCCAGCTCGAGGCCGAAGGCCGTGCGACGCTGACCTACTTCGAAGCGCTGACCGTCCTGGCCTTCGCTGTGTTCGCCGATGCCCCCGTGGATGTCGTCGTCACCGAGGTCGGCATGGGCGGAGCCTGGGATTCGACGAACGTCGCCGATGCTCAGGTGTGCGTCTTCACGAAGATCGGACTCGATCATCAGGCGTTCCTCGGCGACACCATCGAGGAGATCGCCGCAACCAAAGCCGGCATCCTCGATCGCAGCGTCGCAGACAGCCCGGCCCCGGACCCCGTCGCCGTGTCTGCCGTCCAGGACGAAGCCGCCCAGGCCGTCCTCGATGAGGAAGCCGCTCGTCGCGGGGCTCCGTTGGCCGCAGAGGACCGGGACTTCCGTCTCCTCGATCGGCAGCGAGCCGTCGACGGTCAGCTCATCACCGTGCAGGGCCGCAGGGACATCTACTCCGACCTGTTCCTTCCCCTGCACGGCATCCACCAAGCTCACAATGCCGCGGTCGCGATCGTCGCAGCCGAAGCCTTCCTCGGCGCCGAAGACAAGCCGCTCGACCAGGAGACCGTGGCCGAGGGGCTGGCCCGGGTGTCCTCGCCGGGCCGTGCCGAGCTCGTGCGCACCGGGCCCAGCGTCGTCGTCGACGGCGCCCACAACCCGGATGCCGCCCATGTGCTCGCTGAGACCCTCACCGAGGCGTTCGACTTCGACTACGTCGTCATAGTGCTGGCGATGCTGGCCGACAAGGACAGCGACGGTGTCATCGAAGAGCTTCACCGCAGCGCCGATGTGTTCGTCGTCAGCGAGAATCTCAACTCCCGGTCGCTGCCGGCAGGCGAGCTCGCCGAGGCGGTCAGGGAATGGGTCGACGAGGATTCGGTCATCGTCGCCTCCGATCTCAATGCCGCCCTGATGAAGGCCATCGACTTGGCCAACAGCGTCGACGCGAAGAGCCCCGGGATCGTCGTCACAGGTTCCATCTATACAGTGGCCGAGGCCCGTCTGCTCCTCGGACGGGGGGAGGAGCAGTGA
- a CDS encoding vitamin K epoxide reductase family protein translates to MNTTLTPPDDRQTAGTTSSWVVRSAPFGIFLIIASVIGFLASFSLSAEKYDKLANPDVVLSCDLNPFFSCGSVMEHAEAELLGFPNQLMGIAAFVIPLLLGVLILSGTRLPRWVMMGLNIGLGCGVALVMFLFYVSIYKIGVGCPWCIIVWTVTIPMFMAVTARNLLTGVFGRRTADNAVLRVLAKENIALSVLWMLIIFACIVVQFWAFFSNLL, encoded by the coding sequence GTGAACACCACATTGACTCCTCCCGATGATCGTCAGACCGCCGGCACCACCTCGTCGTGGGTGGTCAGATCCGCTCCGTTCGGGATCTTCCTCATCATCGCCTCGGTCATCGGCTTCCTCGCCTCGTTCTCGCTGTCGGCGGAGAAATACGACAAGCTCGCGAATCCCGACGTCGTGCTCTCCTGCGACCTCAACCCCTTCTTCTCGTGCGGTTCGGTCATGGAACATGCCGAAGCAGAGCTTCTGGGCTTTCCCAATCAGCTCATGGGCATCGCGGCCTTCGTCATCCCACTGCTGCTCGGAGTGCTCATTCTGTCCGGGACCCGCCTGCCCCGGTGGGTGATGATGGGGCTGAACATCGGGCTGGGCTGCGGCGTGGCGCTGGTGATGTTCCTCTTCTATGTCTCGATATACAAGATCGGAGTCGGCTGCCCGTGGTGCATCATCGTGTGGACCGTGACGATCCCGATGTTCATGGCCGTCACTGCCCGCAATCTCCTCACCGGAGTCTTCGGCCGCCGGACAGCCGACAATGCGGTGCTGAGGGTCCTGGCCAAGGAGAACATCGCCCTGTCCGTGCTGTGGATGCTCATCATCTTCGCGTGCATCGTCGTACAGTTCTGGGCGTTCTTCTCCAATCTGCTCTGA
- a CDS encoding acyltransferase family protein: MAPLDRIPTENPPPTSTAWMNPARSIAIIAVVAIHSLGTVVEENFAGMGPDWWLANAVDSACRWSVPVFIMISGALALDPDRGGKPRTFLSKRVWRIGIPLVFWTIVYVLFRRFYLQPDDQAWNPGIAILTGSPFVQLYFLYVLGGLTLLTPFFRLLSVHGSRRLQWGTGLIFLGIGMTDQWVSMIFDVGEANIATRFLPMAGFYILGWVLRDIVLSARGAIVAWASFTIAAAGTAVWAGLGPGEKPWMFPYEYLAPGVVIASIAAYLLLHFHMRTGFGPLHRFYPYSFGVFLLHPLLLYPVRNAMGLPDTVPGVVLHAVIMPIAYALVCAAFTWLAVKIPGLRAVFGEGGSRNPHPRPSTPMTPVAPDSPDPARRRPADSDLGSDDTDAGREPTP; encoded by the coding sequence ATGGCGCCCCTGGACCGAATTCCGACAGAGAATCCGCCGCCCACGTCGACCGCGTGGATGAATCCGGCACGTTCGATCGCGATCATCGCCGTCGTGGCCATCCATTCCCTGGGAACCGTCGTCGAAGAGAACTTCGCAGGAATGGGCCCCGACTGGTGGCTGGCGAACGCCGTCGACTCCGCCTGCCGGTGGTCGGTGCCGGTGTTCATCATGATCTCCGGCGCGCTGGCCCTCGATCCTGACCGGGGCGGCAAGCCGCGCACGTTCCTGTCCAAGCGGGTCTGGCGGATCGGCATCCCTCTCGTGTTCTGGACCATCGTCTATGTTCTGTTCCGCCGTTTCTACCTCCAGCCTGATGACCAGGCATGGAATCCAGGCATCGCGATCCTCACCGGTTCACCCTTCGTCCAGCTCTATTTCCTCTACGTTCTCGGCGGACTGACCCTGCTCACCCCGTTCTTCCGCCTCCTGAGCGTGCACGGCTCCCGCCGTCTGCAGTGGGGGACCGGGCTGATCTTCCTCGGCATCGGCATGACCGACCAGTGGGTGTCGATGATCTTCGACGTCGGCGAAGCCAATATCGCGACTCGGTTCCTGCCGATGGCCGGTTTCTACATCCTCGGGTGGGTGCTGCGCGATATCGTCCTCTCCGCCAGGGGTGCCATCGTGGCCTGGGCGAGCTTCACCATCGCGGCCGCCGGAACCGCCGTCTGGGCCGGTCTGGGACCGGGGGAGAAGCCGTGGATGTTCCCCTACGAATATCTCGCCCCCGGAGTCGTCATCGCCTCCATCGCTGCGTATCTCCTTCTGCATTTCCATATGCGCACTGGATTCGGACCGCTGCACCGGTTCTACCCGTATTCCTTCGGAGTGTTCCTCCTCCATCCGCTCCTGCTCTACCCGGTGCGCAACGCCATGGGCCTGCCGGACACCGTGCCCGGCGTCGTCCTCCACGCCGTGATCATGCCGATCGCCTACGCGCTCGTCTGCGCCGCATTCACCTGGCTGGCCGTGAAGATCCCAGGTCTGCGCGCCGTCTTCGGCGAAGGCGGGTCGCGCAATCCGCACCCCCGACCGAGCACGCCGATGACCCCGGTCGCACCCGACTCGCCCGATCCTGCCCGGAGACGACCTGCCGACAGCGATCTCGGCTCAGACGACACCGATGCCGGACGAGAGCCGACTCCGTAG
- a CDS encoding DUF4233 domain-containing protein, with protein MKSKYPVLCGSILICELVVVYFAVLTTFGLSVKSAQTLTLAQLLIGASIVAVLAIIAVILLPRRIGERRPGVIIGWVVQGLLLASGFVLTSMFFVAALFIALWAVAVYWSARIDREVAARG; from the coding sequence GTGAAATCGAAGTATCCCGTCCTGTGCGGATCGATCCTCATCTGCGAACTCGTCGTCGTCTACTTCGCCGTGCTCACGACATTCGGCCTGTCGGTGAAGTCTGCGCAGACCCTGACCCTGGCCCAGCTGCTCATCGGAGCCTCGATCGTCGCTGTGCTGGCGATCATCGCCGTCATCCTGTTGCCGCGTCGGATCGGTGAGAGACGCCCCGGCGTGATCATCGGCTGGGTCGTCCAGGGACTGCTGCTGGCCTCCGGCTTCGTGCTCACCTCGATGTTCTTCGTCGCAGCTCTCTTCATCGCACTGTGGGCAGTGGCCGTCTACTGGTCGGCGCGCATCGATCGTGAGGTCGCAGCGCGGGGCTGA
- the ileS gene encoding isoleucine--tRNA ligase translates to MTQPLYPKVSTSTFGLSSSPNFPAIEDAVLRYWQEDDTFKESIAQRDAGVNGENEFVFYDGPPFANGLPHYGHLLTGYVKDVVPRFQTMRGKKVDRRFGWDTHGLPAELEAERQLGITDKSEIGRMGLAAFNDACRSSVLRYTQEWEEYVTRQGRWVDFDNDYKTLNVEYMESVIWAFKQLWDKGLVYEGYRVLPYCWKDETPLSNHELRMDDDVYKMRQDPAVTIGYKLKDSDEWVLIWTTTPWTVPSNQAVAVNPEIPLVAVVPGEDGAEELQGKTLILAEARLGAYARELGAEPQVLRTFPGSELVGAAYEPAFPYFEDRQDEFGERMHTILAADFVTVDDGTGIVHQSPAFGEEDKELTDSFGITAARPVDDAGRFDTTVADYAGQQVFDANKAIIKDLRNHTGPMESRNALLVRHESYEHSYPHCWRCRNPLIYRAVSSWFVRVTEFKDRMVELNEQINWVPDNVKHGQFGKWLENARDWSISRNRFWGSPIPVWISSDPAYPRTDVYGSLTEIEADFGRLPRNDSGEVDLHRPWVDDLTRPNPDDPTGNSVMQRIPEIFDVWFDSGSMSYAQVHYPFENSEWFDYHFPADFIVEYVGQTRGWFYLLHVLATAIFDRPAFTNCISHGIVLGSDGQKMSKSLRNYPDVNEVFNRDGSDAMRWFLMASSILRGGNLVVTEQGIRDGVRQVVLPLWNTWQFFATYSNAADGPAGEKTGYQAQSRYDSSQVLDRYLLAKTHDLISEFAEAMDNLDIWAACELVRSYLDMLTNWYVRRSRRRFWDGGAETHESFDVFYTCLEAFCRVAAPLLPFTVEEIYRGLTGQRSVHLADYPDADVFPADADLVAAMDLTRDICSTASSVRKANQLRVRLPLSQLTVATDTDLSSDFTEIIADELNVRTVEVLDVAEAEAAGFSLSQNLVVNARAAGPRLGKQVQQVIKASKTGDWSVADGTVISGGIELVDGEYTLESVAESGTEGMELAALDSGFLALDTRVTPELEAEGMARDAVRAIQGIRKQLDLDISDRIAVTVEAGPEAVAALEPHADLIAGETLTTSLAFGPAESDAAVFSPEELPGGTRLAVKRA, encoded by the coding sequence ATGACTCAGCCTCTCTATCCCAAGGTGTCGACCTCGACGTTCGGCCTCTCGTCGTCCCCGAACTTCCCTGCCATCGAAGACGCTGTGCTGCGCTATTGGCAGGAGGACGACACTTTCAAGGAGTCGATCGCCCAGCGCGACGCCGGTGTCAACGGCGAGAACGAGTTCGTCTTCTACGACGGCCCGCCCTTCGCCAACGGCCTGCCGCACTACGGCCACCTGCTCACCGGCTACGTCAAAGACGTCGTCCCGCGCTTCCAGACGATGCGGGGCAAGAAGGTCGACCGCCGGTTCGGCTGGGACACCCACGGTCTGCCGGCCGAGCTCGAAGCCGAACGTCAGCTGGGCATCACAGACAAGTCCGAGATCGGCCGCATGGGTCTGGCCGCTTTCAACGACGCCTGCCGCTCCTCGGTGCTGCGCTACACCCAGGAGTGGGAAGAGTACGTGACCCGTCAGGGTCGGTGGGTCGATTTCGACAACGACTACAAGACGCTCAATGTCGAATACATGGAAAGCGTCATCTGGGCGTTCAAACAGCTGTGGGACAAGGGCCTCGTCTACGAGGGCTATCGCGTGCTTCCCTACTGCTGGAAGGACGAGACGCCGCTGTCGAACCATGAGCTGCGCATGGACGATGACGTGTACAAGATGCGTCAGGATCCGGCCGTGACCATCGGCTACAAGCTCAAGGACTCCGACGAATGGGTCCTGATCTGGACCACGACGCCATGGACGGTTCCGTCGAACCAGGCAGTGGCCGTCAACCCGGAGATCCCGCTCGTCGCGGTCGTTCCCGGAGAAGACGGAGCAGAAGAGCTCCAGGGCAAGACGCTCATCCTCGCCGAGGCGCGGCTCGGCGCCTACGCCCGTGAGCTCGGTGCCGAACCCCAGGTTCTGCGCACCTTCCCCGGCAGCGAACTCGTCGGCGCCGCCTATGAACCTGCCTTCCCCTACTTCGAGGACCGGCAGGACGAATTCGGCGAGAGGATGCACACGATCCTTGCTGCGGACTTCGTCACCGTCGACGACGGCACCGGAATCGTCCACCAGTCGCCGGCCTTCGGTGAAGAGGACAAGGAGCTCACCGACTCCTTCGGAATCACCGCCGCCCGTCCGGTCGACGACGCCGGTCGCTTCGACACGACCGTTGCCGACTACGCCGGGCAGCAGGTCTTCGACGCGAACAAGGCGATCATCAAGGACCTGCGCAACCACACAGGACCGATGGAGTCGCGGAATGCGCTGCTGGTCCGCCACGAGTCCTACGAACACTCCTACCCCCACTGCTGGCGCTGCCGGAATCCGTTGATCTACCGTGCCGTGTCGTCCTGGTTCGTCCGCGTCACCGAGTTCAAGGACCGCATGGTCGAACTCAACGAGCAGATCAACTGGGTGCCCGACAACGTCAAGCACGGACAGTTCGGCAAATGGCTCGAAAACGCCCGCGACTGGTCGATCTCCCGCAACCGCTTCTGGGGTTCGCCGATCCCGGTGTGGATCTCCTCCGACCCGGCCTACCCGCGCACCGATGTCTACGGTTCTCTGACCGAGATCGAAGCCGATTTCGGACGTCTGCCGCGCAACGACTCCGGCGAGGTCGACCTCCACCGCCCGTGGGTCGACGACCTCACCCGCCCGAACCCGGACGACCCCACGGGCAATTCCGTGATGCAGCGCATCCCGGAGATCTTCGACGTCTGGTTCGACTCCGGCTCGATGAGCTACGCCCAGGTGCACTACCCGTTCGAGAACTCCGAATGGTTCGACTACCATTTCCCGGCCGACTTCATCGTCGAATACGTGGGACAGACCCGCGGCTGGTTCTACCTTCTGCACGTCCTGGCCACAGCGATCTTCGACCGGCCCGCATTCACCAACTGCATCTCCCACGGCATCGTCTTGGGCTCCGACGGGCAGAAGATGTCGAAGTCTCTGCGCAACTACCCCGATGTCAACGAAGTCTTCAACCGCGACGGCTCGGATGCCATGCGCTGGTTCCTCATGGCTTCGTCCATCCTGCGCGGCGGCAACCTCGTCGTCACCGAACAGGGCATCCGCGACGGTGTCCGCCAGGTCGTGCTCCCGCTGTGGAACACATGGCAGTTCTTCGCCACCTACTCCAACGCGGCCGACGGTCCGGCGGGGGAGAAGACCGGCTACCAGGCACAGTCCCGCTACGACTCGTCTCAGGTCCTCGACCGGTACCTGCTGGCCAAGACGCACGACCTCATCAGCGAATTCGCCGAGGCGATGGACAACCTGGACATCTGGGCGGCATGCGAACTCGTCCGCAGCTACCTCGACATGCTCACGAACTGGTACGTGCGCCGTTCGCGCCGCCGGTTCTGGGACGGTGGTGCCGAGACGCACGAGTCCTTCGACGTGTTCTACACCTGCCTGGAGGCCTTCTGCCGAGTGGCTGCACCCCTGCTGCCGTTCACGGTCGAAGAGATCTACCGGGGTCTGACCGGGCAACGGTCGGTGCACTTGGCCGACTATCCGGATGCCGATGTCTTCCCCGCTGACGCCGACCTCGTCGCGGCCATGGATCTCACCCGCGATATCTGCTCTACGGCCTCCTCGGTGCGCAAGGCCAATCAGCTGCGCGTGCGTCTGCCGCTGTCGCAGCTGACCGTCGCCACCGACACGGACCTGAGCTCCGATTTCACCGAGATCATCGCCGATGAGCTCAATGTGCGAACCGTCGAGGTCCTCGACGTCGCCGAGGCGGAGGCCGCCGGATTCTCCCTGTCGCAGAATCTCGTCGTCAACGCCCGTGCCGCGGGGCCCCGTCTGGGCAAGCAGGTCCAGCAGGTCATCAAGGCCTCGAAGACCGGAGACTGGTCCGTTGCCGACGGCACCGTCATCAGCGGCGGAATCGAGCTCGTCGACGGCGAATACACCCTCGAATCGGTCGCCGAGTCCGGCACCGAAGGCATGGAGCTCGCAGCTCTCGACTCCGGCTTCCTCGCCCTCGATACGCGAGTCACCCCGGAACTCGAAGCCGAAGGCATGGCCCGAGATGCCGTGCGTGCCATCCAGGGCATCCGCAAGCAGCTCGACCTCGACATCTCCGACCGGATCGCCGTCACCGTCGAAGCCGGCCCCGAGGCGGTCGCCGCCCTCGAACCCCACGCCGACCTCATCGCCGGCGAGACACTGACGACGTCGCTGGCCTTCGGCCCGGCCGAGTCCGACGCCGCGGTCTTCAGTCCCGAAGAGCTTCCCGGCGGCACCCGTCTGGCGGTGAAGCGCGCATGA